One window of the Klebsiella sp. WP3-W18-ESBL-02 genome contains the following:
- the ltrA gene encoding group II intron reverse transcriptase/maturase produces MQRKLATWAATDPSLRIQRLLRLITQPEWLAEAARITLSSKGAHTPGVDGVNKTMLQARLAVELQILRDELLSGHYQPLPARRVYIPKSNGKLRPLGIPALRDRIVQRAMLMAMEPIWESDFHTLSYGFRPERSVHHAIRTVKLQLTDCGETRGRWVIEGDLSSYFDTVHHRLLMKAVRRRISDARFMTLLWKTIKAGHIDVGLFRAASEGVPQGGVISPLLSNIMLNEFDQYLHERYLSGKARKDRWYWNNSIQRGRSTAVRENWQWKPAVAYCRYADDFVLIVKGTKAQAEAIREECRGVLEGSLKLRLNMDKTKITHVNDGFIFLGHRIIRKRSRYGEMRVVSTIPQEKARNFAASLTALLSGNYSESKVDMAEQLNRKLKGWAMFYQFVDFKAKVFSYIDRVVFWKLAHWLARKYRTGIASLMRWWCKSPKPGQSKTWVLFGKTNHGKLSGEILYRLVGQGKKLFRWRLPEGNPYLRTETRNTYTSRFTEVAMAFASI; encoded by the coding sequence ATGCAACGCAAGCTTGCCACATGGGCAGCCACCGATCCGTCCCTACGGATTCAACGGCTGCTGCGTCTGATAACACAACCAGAATGGCTGGCTGAAGCGGCGCGGATCACGCTTTCATCAAAGGGGGCGCATACCCCCGGCGTTGATGGCGTGAACAAAACAATGCTACAGGCCAGACTGGCTGTTGAGCTGCAAATCCTCAGGGATGAATTACTCTCAGGCCACTACCAGCCCTTGCCCGCCAGACGGGTTTACATCCCTAAAAGCAACGGCAAACTGCGACCACTGGGTATCCCCGCGTTGCGGGATCGTATTGTTCAGCGGGCCATGCTGATGGCGATGGAGCCGATATGGGAGAGTGATTTTCATACGCTCTCATATGGCTTCCGGCCTGAGCGCAGTGTCCACCACGCGATCCGCACGGTGAAATTACAGCTCACAGACTGCGGTGAAACCCGGGGACGCTGGGTGATTGAAGGCGACCTGTCCAGTTACTTCGACACCGTACATCATCGACTGCTGATGAAGGCTGTACGCCGCAGGATCAGTGACGCACGTTTCATGACTCTGCTGTGGAAAACCATCAAGGCGGGACATATCGATGTCGGTCTCTTTCGGGCGGCCAGTGAAGGTGTGCCACAGGGCGGTGTTATATCGCCGCTATTATCGAACATCATGCTGAATGAGTTCGATCAATACCTGCATGAGCGCTACCTGAGCGGGAAAGCCAGAAAAGATCGGTGGTACTGGAATAACAGTATCCAACGGGGCCGAAGTACGGCGGTCAGAGAAAACTGGCAGTGGAAACCCGCGGTGGCGTACTGCCGCTATGCCGATGATTTTGTCCTCATCGTCAAAGGCACCAAAGCACAGGCGGAAGCCATCAGGGAGGAGTGTCGGGGTGTGCTCGAAGGCAGTCTGAAACTCAGGCTGAACATGGATAAGACTAAAATCACCCATGTTAATGACGGCTTTATCTTTCTGGGGCACAGGATCATTCGCAAACGCAGTCGTTATGGCGAGATGCGAGTGGTCTCAACGATCCCGCAGGAGAAAGCCAGAAACTTCGCCGCATCGCTGACAGCACTGTTATCAGGCAACTACAGTGAAAGCAAAGTCGATATGGCTGAACAACTCAACCGAAAACTGAAAGGCTGGGCCATGTTCTATCAGTTCGTTGATTTTAAGGCCAAAGTCTTCAGTTATATCGACCGTGTCGTGTTCTGGAAGCTGGCTCACTGGCTGGCCCGCAAATACCGTACAGGTATCGCTTCCCTGATGAGGTGGTGGTGTAAATCACCGAAACCGGGTCAGAGCAAAACGTGGGTTTTATTTGGTAAAACCAATCACGGCAAGCTCAGCGGCGAAATACTGTACCGGTTGGTGGGGCAAGGCAAGAAGCTGTTCCGCTGGCGGCTACCCGAAGGTAATCCCTATCTGAGGACGGAGACCAGAAACACGTATACATCGCGCTTTACAGAAGTGGCAATGGCGTTCGCCAGCATTTAA
- a CDS encoding helix-turn-helix domain-containing protein has protein sequence MKAHLQVIFTLDELAAYLKVGKRTLYRLAAHGEIPAFKVDGTWRFRQSEIDQWLNDQTRAGAKKEVMRKREQQKSSEQPVSPGRSARRSRQRA, from the coding sequence ATGAAAGCGCACCTACAGGTGATTTTCACGCTCGATGAATTGGCTGCGTACTTGAAAGTCGGCAAGCGGACGCTTTATCGGCTCGCCGCGCACGGGGAAATTCCGGCTTTCAAGGTGGACGGGACGTGGCGGTTTCGTCAAAGTGAAATCGATCAGTGGCTCAATGATCAGACCCGAGCCGGAGCAAAGAAGGAGGTGATGCGCAAGCGTGAACAGCAGAAGTCATCCGAGCAGCCCGTGTCGCCTGGGCGCAGTGCCCGTCGCAGCAGGCAAAGGGCTTGA
- the hsp20 gene encoding small heat shock protein sHSP20, translating to MDIDFKKLAPWNWFKNEQQEQQTASSLPVQRNDLPAASGPVSPILQLHREIDRLFDDAFRGFGFSALNMPQWPSDWSGMLKPALDIQETDKQYKIALEVPGVEEKDIQITLDNDVLMVRGEKRQEQEKKEGGFHRVERSYGSFQRALNLPDDANQDSIKASFKNGVLTVTIDKREVSAPKQGRSIPING from the coding sequence ATGGACATCGATTTCAAGAAGTTGGCTCCCTGGAACTGGTTCAAGAACGAGCAGCAAGAGCAGCAGACCGCCTCTTCCCTGCCAGTGCAGCGCAATGACCTGCCAGCGGCTAGCGGGCCAGTCAGCCCGATCCTGCAACTGCATCGGGAAATCGACCGGCTGTTCGATGACGCATTCCGGGGCTTCGGTTTTTCGGCGTTGAACATGCCGCAGTGGCCATCCGATTGGTCGGGCATGCTGAAGCCGGCCCTGGACATCCAGGAAACCGACAAGCAGTACAAGATTGCCCTGGAAGTGCCCGGTGTCGAGGAGAAGGACATCCAGATCACCCTCGACAACGACGTGCTGATGGTGCGTGGCGAGAAGCGCCAGGAACAGGAGAAGAAGGAAGGTGGCTTCCACCGTGTGGAGCGCTCCTACGGCAGCTTTCAGCGTGCCTTGAACCTGCCTGACGACGCCAACCAGGATTCGATCAAGGCATCGTTCAAGAACGGGGTGCTCACGGTCACGATCGACAAGCGCGAGGTCAGTGCGCCGAAGCAGGGACGCTCGATCCCGATCAACGGCTGA
- the clpK gene encoding heat shock survival AAA family ATPase ClpK → MARKQCQVCGQPATVRVEANLNGRHSTMLLCDDHYRQLVRQQKRTVSPLEALFGSRSGLFEDFLGSDFFRIGDDATPVAADTDDVVDASFGEPAAAGSGAPRRRGSGLASRISEQSEALLQEAAKHAAEFGRSEVDTEHLLLALADSDVVKTILGQFKIKVDDLKRQIESEAKRGDKPFEGEIGVSPRVKDALSRAFVASNELGHSYVGPEHFLIGLAEEGEGLAANLLRRYGLTPQALRQQVSKVVGKGAEDGRAETPTNTPELDKYSRDLTKMARDGKLDPVIGRAQEIETTIEVLARRKKNNPVLIGEPGVGKTAIVEGLAQRMVAGEVPETLRDKRLVELNINAMVAGAKYRGEFEERVQKVLKEVTEHQGELILFIDEVHTIVGAGQGGGEGGLDVANVFKPMMARGELNLIGATTLNEYQKYIEKDAALERRFQPVTVPEPTVAQTIMILRGLRDTFEAHHKVSISEDAIIAAAELSDRYITARFLPDKAIDLLDQAAARVKLSATARPVAVQELESELHQLRREQDYVAARKQYDQAAELGKRIEAKEAELKKLVEDWERERASGSAEVKAEHVAQIVSRLTGIPVNELTVEEREKLLHLEQRLHERLVGQDEAVRAVADAVRLSRAGLREGSKPVATFLFLGPTGVGKTELAKALAESIYGDEHALLRIDMSEYGERHTVARLVGAPPGYVGYDEGGQLTEKVRRKPYSVLLLDEIEKAHPDVYNILLQVFDDGRLTDGKGRVVDFTNTIIIATSNLGSDIIQRRLKAREAAGEEYEKTKAEVMDVLRGHFRPEFLNRIDEIIVFHALGKEEIRHIVGLQLDRVARSAASQGVTLTFDQTLIDHFAEEGYKPEFGARELKRLIRSELETALAREMLGGGIGKGDHASARWDDKAERVVFERKEPPQTPAEPELPDAAKATETPHGDAGKGSRKKKSASDAS, encoded by the coding sequence ATGGCCAGAAAACAATGCCAGGTCTGCGGCCAACCCGCCACCGTGCGGGTGGAAGCCAATCTCAACGGTCGTCACAGCACCATGCTGTTGTGCGACGACCATTACCGGCAATTAGTGCGCCAGCAAAAGCGCACCGTTTCGCCGCTGGAAGCCTTGTTCGGTTCGCGCAGTGGCCTGTTCGAGGACTTCCTCGGCAGTGACTTCTTCCGCATCGGCGACGACGCGACGCCAGTTGCCGCCGATACCGATGACGTGGTCGATGCCTCGTTTGGCGAGCCCGCCGCCGCAGGTTCGGGTGCGCCGCGCCGTCGCGGCAGTGGGCTGGCCAGCCGCATCAGCGAACAGTCGGAAGCCTTGTTGCAGGAGGCCGCCAAACACGCTGCCGAATTTGGCCGCTCCGAGGTGGATACCGAACATCTGCTGCTGGCGCTGGCCGACAGCGACGTGGTCAAGACCATCCTGGGTCAGTTCAAGATCAAGGTCGATGACCTCAAGCGGCAGATCGAGTCTGAGGCCAAGCGCGGGGACAAGCCCTTCGAGGGCGAGATCGGCGTGTCGCCGCGCGTGAAGGATGCGCTCAGCCGCGCCTTCGTGGCCTCCAATGAACTCGGCCATTCTTATGTCGGTCCAGAGCATTTCCTGATCGGTCTGGCCGAGGAAGGCGAAGGGCTGGCCGCCAACCTGCTGCGCCGCTACGGCCTGACGCCGCAGGCGCTGCGCCAACAGGTCAGCAAGGTGGTCGGCAAGGGCGCCGAGGATGGACGCGCTGAGACGCCGACCAACACGCCAGAACTCGACAAGTACTCGCGCGACCTGACCAAGATGGCGCGCGACGGCAAGCTCGACCCGGTGATCGGCCGCGCGCAGGAGATCGAAACCACCATCGAGGTGCTGGCCCGGCGCAAGAAGAACAACCCGGTGCTGATCGGCGAGCCGGGTGTGGGTAAGACCGCCATCGTCGAAGGGCTGGCGCAGCGCATGGTGGCGGGTGAAGTGCCCGAGACCTTGCGCGACAAGCGCCTGGTGGAACTCAACATCAACGCCATGGTGGCCGGCGCCAAATATCGCGGCGAGTTCGAGGAGCGCGTGCAGAAGGTGCTGAAGGAGGTGACCGAGCACCAGGGCGAGCTGATTTTGTTCATCGACGAGGTGCACACCATCGTCGGTGCCGGCCAGGGCGGTGGCGAAGGCGGGCTGGACGTGGCCAACGTGTTCAAACCGATGATGGCGCGCGGTGAACTCAACCTGATCGGCGCCACGACGCTGAACGAGTACCAGAAATACATCGAGAAGGATGCCGCACTGGAGCGGCGCTTCCAGCCGGTGACGGTGCCCGAGCCGACGGTGGCCCAGACCATCATGATTCTGCGCGGCCTGCGCGACACCTTCGAGGCGCACCACAAGGTCAGCATCTCCGAGGACGCGATCATCGCGGCGGCCGAGTTGTCCGACCGCTACATCACGGCGCGCTTCCTGCCGGACAAGGCGATCGACCTGCTCGACCAGGCGGCCGCGCGCGTGAAGCTGTCGGCCACGGCCCGGCCGGTGGCCGTGCAGGAGCTGGAGTCCGAACTGCACCAGCTGCGGCGTGAACAGGATTACGTGGCCGCGCGCAAGCAGTACGACCAGGCCGCCGAGCTCGGCAAGCGCATCGAAGCCAAGGAGGCCGAGCTCAAGAAGCTCGTCGAGGACTGGGAGCGGGAGCGGGCCTCCGGCAGTGCCGAGGTAAAGGCGGAACACGTGGCGCAGATCGTCTCGCGCCTGACCGGCATCCCGGTCAACGAGTTGACGGTGGAAGAGCGCGAAAAGCTGCTGCACTTGGAACAACGGCTGCACGAGCGCCTGGTGGGACAAGACGAGGCGGTCCGTGCCGTGGCCGATGCCGTGCGGCTGTCCCGCGCCGGCCTGCGCGAAGGCAGCAAACCGGTGGCTACCTTCCTGTTTCTGGGCCCGACCGGGGTGGGCAAGACCGAGCTCGCCAAGGCATTGGCCGAATCTATCTACGGCGATGAGCACGCCCTGTTGCGCATCGACATGTCGGAATATGGCGAACGCCATACCGTGGCGCGGCTGGTGGGCGCGCCTCCGGGCTATGTCGGTTACGACGAAGGCGGTCAGCTCACCGAGAAGGTGCGGCGCAAGCCCTACAGCGTGCTGCTGCTCGACGAGATCGAGAAGGCACACCCTGACGTCTACAACATCCTGCTGCAAGTGTTCGACGACGGTCGCCTCACCGACGGCAAGGGCCGGGTGGTGGATTTCACCAACACCATCATCATCGCCACGTCCAACCTGGGTTCGGACATCATCCAGCGACGGCTGAAGGCGCGTGAGGCGGCTGGCGAGGAGTACGAAAAGACCAAGGCCGAGGTCATGGACGTGCTGCGCGGCCACTTCCGGCCCGAGTTCCTCAACCGCATCGACGAGATAATCGTCTTCCATGCGCTGGGCAAGGAGGAGATCCGCCACATCGTCGGCCTGCAGCTCGATCGCGTGGCGCGCAGCGCCGCCAGCCAGGGCGTGACGCTCACTTTCGATCAGACGCTGATCGACCATTTCGCGGAAGAAGGCTACAAGCCCGAGTTCGGTGCGCGTGAACTCAAGCGCCTGATCCGTAGCGAGCTGGAAACTGCGCTGGCGCGCGAGATGCTCGGTGGCGGCATCGGCAAGGGCGATCACGCCAGCGCACGCTGGGACGACAAGGCCGAACGCGTGGTGTTCGAACGCAAAGAGCCACCGCAGACCCCGGCCGAGCCGGAGCTGCCGGATGCCGCGAAGGCGACCGAGACGCCGCACGGCGACGCTGGCAAAGGCTCGCGCAAGAAGAAGTCGGCGAGCGACGCATCTTGA
- the ftsH gene encoding ATP-dependent zinc metalloprotease FtsH, giving the protein MEKKNQWNTGYWIVALLLLLSLQSYWQTAKTVEPVPYSEFEKALAEGRVAEVLVSDRTVTGRLKSPDSRGKTTIVATRVEPDLADRLSKYDVPYARVLESTWLRDVLSWILPAVAFFGVWFFLFRRFAEKQGMGGFLNIGKSRAKVFVEKNTGVTFADVAGGDEAKAELVEIVDFLKNSQDYGRLGARITKGVLLVGPPGTGKTLLAKAVAGEAAVPCFSISISGSEFVEMFVGVGAVRVCELARGQAPAIIFIDELDALGRARGVGGHDEREQTLNQLLTEMDGFDSSVGLIILTATNRPEILDQALLRAGRFDRQVLVDRPDIKKGRLDILKVHVKKVTLAQDVDLEQVAALTTGFSGADLANLVNEAALAARRRRASAVELQDFTATIERIVAGLEKKSRVLNPKERETVAHHEMGHALVALALPETDPVHKISIIPRGIGALGYTLQRPTEDRFLMTRTDLEHKIAVLLGGRAAEKLVFGELSTGTADDLARATDIARDMITRFGMDEGLGYIAFEAQRPRFLDTPELAHGGCRLAESTQARIDQAIRDIVMGVFERAYRILDINRAVLERCARELLARETLDESDIRQLTQGLVRN; this is encoded by the coding sequence ATGGAAAAAAAGAATCAATGGAATACCGGCTACTGGATCGTTGCACTCCTGCTGTTGTTGAGTTTGCAGAGCTACTGGCAGACGGCGAAAACCGTCGAGCCGGTGCCCTACAGCGAGTTCGAGAAGGCGCTAGCCGAGGGGCGCGTGGCCGAAGTGCTGGTGTCGGATCGTACGGTGACCGGGCGCCTGAAGTCGCCGGACAGCCGGGGCAAGACGACGATCGTTGCAACGAGGGTCGAACCCGATCTTGCCGATCGCCTGTCGAAGTACGACGTGCCCTATGCCCGCGTGTTGGAGAGCACCTGGCTGCGCGATGTGCTGTCGTGGATCCTGCCAGCGGTAGCCTTCTTTGGCGTCTGGTTCTTCCTGTTCCGCCGCTTCGCCGAGAAGCAGGGCATGGGCGGGTTTCTCAACATCGGTAAGAGCCGCGCCAAGGTGTTCGTGGAAAAGAACACCGGTGTGACGTTCGCCGATGTCGCGGGGGGGGATGAGGCCAAGGCGGAGCTGGTCGAGATCGTCGATTTCCTGAAGAATTCGCAGGACTATGGCCGTCTCGGGGCGCGCATTACCAAGGGCGTGTTGCTGGTCGGCCCACCGGGCACCGGCAAGACATTGCTGGCCAAGGCTGTTGCCGGCGAGGCGGCGGTGCCCTGCTTCTCCATCTCCATCTCCGGCTCAGAGTTTGTCGAGATGTTCGTCGGCGTGGGTGCGGTCCGTGTGTGCGAGCTGGCCCGCGGGCAGGCACCGGCCATCATATTTATCGACGAGCTCGATGCGCTGGGCCGCGCGCGCGGCGTCGGCGGCCACGACGAGCGCGAGCAGACCCTCAACCAGCTGCTCACGGAGATGGACGGCTTCGACAGCTCGGTCGGGCTGATCATCCTCACCGCCACCAACCGCCCCGAAATCCTCGACCAGGCGCTGCTGCGTGCCGGCCGCTTCGACCGCCAGGTGCTGGTGGACCGGCCCGACATCAAGAAGGGGCGGCTGGACATCCTGAAGGTTCATGTCAAGAAGGTGACGCTGGCCCAGGATGTAGACCTCGAACAGGTAGCCGCACTGACCACGGGCTTTTCCGGCGCGGACCTCGCCAATCTGGTCAACGAGGCGGCGCTGGCGGCGAGGAGACGCCGTGCGTCCGCCGTGGAATTGCAGGACTTCACCGCGACCATCGAGCGCATCGTGGCGGGCCTGGAAAAGAAGAGCCGCGTGCTCAACCCCAAGGAGCGGGAAACCGTGGCCCATCACGAGATGGGCCATGCGCTGGTGGCGCTGGCGCTGCCCGAAACCGACCCCGTACACAAGATCTCGATCATCCCGCGCGGCATCGGCGCGCTGGGCTACACCTTGCAGCGCCCCACCGAAGACCGCTTCCTGATGACGCGTACCGATCTCGAGCACAAGATCGCCGTACTGCTGGGCGGGCGTGCCGCCGAAAAGCTGGTGTTCGGCGAGTTGTCTACCGGGACGGCGGACGATCTGGCGCGAGCCACCGACATCGCCCGCGACATGATCACCCGCTTTGGCATGGACGAGGGCCTGGGCTACATCGCCTTCGAGGCGCAGCGGCCCCGCTTTCTCGATACACCTGAACTGGCCCACGGCGGTTGCCGGTTGGCCGAATCGACCCAGGCGCGCATCGATCAGGCTATCCGCGACATCGTGATGGGCGTGTTCGAGCGCGCCTACCGGATTCTCGACATCAACCGCGCGGTGCTGGAGCGCTGTGCGCGCGAGCTGCTGGCGCGGGAAACGCTCGACGAAAGCGATATCCGTCAATTGACTCAAGGACTTGTTCGGAACTGA
- the hsp20-GI gene encoding small heat shock protein sHSP20-GI has product MSALTPWDPFRELDELQNRLATMFGRIPQRQGARTGNEAMTTADWAPMADISEDENAFLLKLDLPEVPKDAVRVSAENGVLTISGERKLEKEEQGKKFHRIERAYGRFVRSFVLPDNVDPTKVTASMKDGVLEVRLVKAEQAKPKQIEISVN; this is encoded by the coding sequence ATGTCTGCATTGACACCGTGGGACCCCTTCCGGGAACTGGATGAATTGCAAAACCGCCTGGCGACGATGTTCGGACGAATACCCCAGCGACAGGGCGCCCGTACCGGCAACGAAGCCATGACCACGGCGGACTGGGCACCAATGGCGGACATCAGCGAGGATGAGAACGCATTCCTCCTCAAGCTGGATCTGCCGGAGGTCCCCAAGGATGCCGTGCGCGTCAGCGCGGAAAACGGTGTGCTCACCATCAGCGGCGAGCGCAAACTGGAAAAAGAGGAGCAGGGCAAGAAGTTCCACCGCATCGAACGTGCGTATGGCCGCTTTGTGCGCAGCTTTGTCTTGCCTGACAACGTTGATCCGACCAAGGTGACGGCTTCCATGAAAGACGGCGTGCTGGAAGTGCGGCTTGTCAAGGCCGAGCAAGCCAAACCGAAACAGATTGAAATCTCAGTCAACTAA
- the yfdX1 gene encoding heat resistance protein YfdX1, with translation MNIKQPQYTFSALALAVVVGLSGPALAQSAAGSSPGAAAPSAASKAAQPQVDDKAAREADKKRAELTQDAITALTKTQEALTLLDANKTKEALAALELASGKMELVLARDAKLALAPVDVRVITHDIHANVESVKKAVKLSRELLGDGEVQKARPIVANLASEIVIQTDNLPMATYPAAIKSAARLIDSGKIDNAKAELARALNTLVVTSVAFPLPVLRAEAAMAKAEKLAETDRRDAKQNEELSTLLSSVRTEIEMAQILGYGKKADFKPIFDQVKSIEQKSAGGKSGKGWFDELKTRIQKLF, from the coding sequence ATGAATATCAAACAGCCACAATACACCTTCTCCGCACTTGCCCTGGCGGTCGTCGTCGGACTGAGCGGACCGGCTCTGGCCCAATCGGCGGCAGGTTCTAGCCCAGGTGCTGCAGCACCCTCTGCCGCATCCAAGGCGGCACAGCCACAGGTAGATGACAAGGCCGCCCGGGAAGCCGATAAAAAGCGTGCCGAGCTCACTCAAGACGCCATCACGGCGCTCACCAAGACCCAGGAGGCTTTGACCCTCCTTGATGCAAATAAGACCAAGGAGGCGCTTGCTGCGCTGGAACTGGCCAGCGGAAAGATGGAACTGGTATTGGCACGCGACGCCAAACTTGCTTTGGCGCCGGTCGATGTACGCGTCATCACCCACGATATCCACGCCAACGTGGAATCGGTAAAGAAAGCGGTCAAGTTGTCTCGGGAGTTGTTGGGTGATGGCGAGGTGCAAAAGGCCCGGCCCATCGTTGCCAATCTGGCCAGCGAAATCGTAATCCAAACCGACAACCTTCCGATGGCAACGTACCCGGCAGCGATCAAGTCGGCCGCACGGCTCATCGACAGCGGCAAGATCGACAACGCCAAAGCGGAACTCGCCCGAGCACTGAACACGCTGGTGGTGACCTCGGTCGCCTTTCCTCTGCCCGTGCTACGGGCCGAAGCCGCGATGGCAAAAGCTGAAAAGCTGGCCGAGACCGACAGGCGCGATGCCAAGCAGAACGAGGAGCTCAGCACCTTGCTGTCGTCCGTGCGCACGGAGATCGAGATGGCGCAGATCCTGGGTTATGGCAAGAAGGCGGACTTCAAACCCATCTTCGATCAGGTGAAGTCCATTGAGCAAAAGTCGGCTGGTGGCAAAAGCGGCAAGGGATGGTTCGACGAGTTGAAGACGCGCATCCAAAAGCTGTTTTGA
- the yfdX2 gene encoding heat resistance protein YfdX2, translating into MNEQTPNPNATNEGINEQAAVSSLPVSPESKPEVVTEVQPEVQKETDSQAEDKRKQVLDEAVSALSLTKSALAALDGKDTARALATLAEVTGKLELIVAREPTLALAGVDVRTIVHDLFANTETIEAMTDEALDALKHGEVQQARHVLALLASEIVITVTSIPLASYPAAVKAVVPLIDQGKIEEAKAALQSALSTLVEERSVLPLPVLRAKLLLKRAEPLVEDGQRSEASNERLETLLNEARQQLEMAELLGYGKRKDFEPLYAELKKIKEKTGGGGCGKGWLDEVKAKLSKLF; encoded by the coding sequence ATGAATGAGCAAACACCGAATCCCAATGCGACGAACGAAGGAATAAACGAACAGGCCGCGGTAAGCAGCCTTCCTGTCAGTCCAGAGTCCAAGCCTGAAGTCGTCACGGAGGTACAGCCTGAGGTTCAGAAAGAAACGGACTCGCAGGCGGAAGACAAACGTAAACAAGTCCTCGATGAGGCAGTCTCGGCCTTGTCGCTGACCAAATCCGCGCTGGCCGCACTTGACGGCAAGGACACTGCACGCGCATTGGCAACGCTGGCCGAAGTGACGGGAAAGCTGGAGCTGATCGTCGCGCGCGAACCCACGCTCGCCCTGGCCGGCGTTGATGTGCGCACCATCGTGCACGACTTGTTCGCCAACACGGAAACCATTGAGGCGATGACCGACGAGGCGCTGGATGCCCTCAAACATGGCGAGGTGCAACAGGCTCGCCACGTGCTGGCTTTGCTGGCCAGTGAAATCGTGATCACGGTCACCAGCATCCCTTTGGCGTCCTATCCCGCAGCCGTGAAGGCAGTCGTGCCGCTGATCGATCAGGGCAAGATCGAAGAAGCCAAAGCCGCGCTGCAGTCAGCGCTCAGCACGCTGGTCGAGGAGCGCAGCGTGCTTCCGCTGCCCGTCCTGCGTGCGAAGCTGCTCCTGAAGCGCGCCGAGCCCCTGGTAGAAGATGGTCAGCGCAGCGAAGCATCCAATGAGCGCCTGGAGACATTGTTGAACGAAGCCCGGCAGCAATTGGAAATGGCAGAACTGCTGGGCTATGGAAAAAGGAAGGACTTTGAGCCCCTGTACGCTGAACTCAAGAAAATCAAGGAAAAGACGGGAGGGGGAGGCTGCGGAAAAGGCTGGCTCGATGAAGTCAAGGCAAAACTGTCCAAGTTGTTCTGA
- the hdeD-GI gene encoding heat resistance membrane protein HdeD-GI encodes MNTDTIANSNADDPTKALCSLSQNWWLFVLRGVLALIFAALAFWMPQSALLAMTIMFGAFSLVNGAFNLFAAVRHIQKKERWGWLLFSGIVGILTGVVVLVAPWAATIVLASFLWASVGFWAIFTGVLEISAAVRLRREIKGEIWLALSGLLSIILGAIVLWIFFTRPVESFVAAGWLLGFHAAVYGVTLLFLSWSLRKTRLG; translated from the coding sequence ATGAACACAGACACCATCGCTAATTCCAATGCGGATGACCCCACCAAAGCACTGTGTTCGCTGAGCCAAAATTGGTGGCTTTTTGTGCTGCGCGGTGTCTTGGCATTGATTTTTGCAGCCCTCGCGTTCTGGATGCCACAATCGGCTCTGTTGGCCATGACCATCATGTTCGGCGCATTTTCCTTGGTCAATGGCGCGTTCAACTTGTTTGCAGCGGTGCGCCATATACAGAAAAAAGAGCGCTGGGGCTGGCTGCTGTTCAGCGGCATTGTCGGCATACTTACGGGCGTCGTCGTCCTGGTTGCTCCTTGGGCCGCCACGATAGTCTTGGCTTCTTTTTTATGGGCTAGCGTGGGCTTCTGGGCGATTTTCACCGGTGTGCTGGAGATATCCGCCGCCGTTCGGCTGCGTCGGGAAATCAAGGGTGAAATCTGGCTTGCCCTCAGTGGACTGCTCTCGATTATCCTTGGCGCTATCGTCTTGTGGATATTTTTTACCCGTCCGGTCGAGTCATTCGTGGCCGCAGGCTGGCTGTTGGGTTTCCATGCGGCAGTCTATGGCGTCACGCTTTTGTTCTTGAGTTGGAGTCTTCGCAAAACGCGCCTGGGGTAA
- the trx-GI gene encoding heat resistance system thioredoxin Trx-GI yields the protein MKNDLHLVCPHCQSINRVPTAKLSEHPNCGRCQQPLFTGEPIELTTATFSRHVERSDLPLLVDFWAPWCGPCKMMAPQFQQAAHQLEPRIRLAKVNTEAEPHLAAQFGIRSIPTLALFQGGREIARQAGAMGAQDIVRWTSTQVGR from the coding sequence ATGAAGAATGATCTTCACCTCGTCTGCCCGCATTGCCAGTCCATCAACCGCGTACCGACTGCGAAGCTATCGGAACATCCCAACTGTGGCCGCTGCCAGCAGCCCTTGTTCACGGGCGAGCCCATCGAGTTGACCACGGCGACGTTCTCGCGCCACGTGGAGCGCAGCGATCTGCCGCTACTGGTCGATTTCTGGGCGCCATGGTGCGGGCCGTGCAAGATGATGGCGCCACAGTTCCAGCAAGCGGCGCACCAGCTCGAACCGAGGATCCGGCTGGCGAAGGTGAATACCGAGGCTGAGCCCCACCTGGCCGCGCAGTTCGGTATCCGCAGCATCCCGACGCTCGCCCTGTTCCAGGGTGGGCGGGAGATCGCCCGTCAGGCCGGCGCGATGGGCGCGCAGGACATCGTGCGCTGGACGTCGACGCAAGTGGGACGCTGA